Part of the Leptotrichia hongkongensis genome is shown below.
GTGGGGTATTTAGTGCCTGTTCTACCGCTTTTTTTGCTCTGTCCTCTCCGTCTGCTTTTCCAAAGCCTAATACTGTTTTGCCTGAATTTTGCAATATAGACTTAATGTCTGCAAAGTCTAAATTTACAATTCCCTGTTTTTTTATCAAATCCAATATTCCTTTTACAATTATCACAAAAGCTTTTTCTGCTTTTTCATAAATATTTATTGCTGGATTTTCTTTATATAGCTCTTTTAATTTTTGATATGGAATGACTATTATTGTATCCGTGAGATGTTTTAATTTTTTCTTTCCTTTTTTAGCAAGTTTTATTTTATTGGAGGTTTCAGATTTAAAGGGACTTGATACAACTGCGACTGTTAATATGCCCATTGTTTTTGCAATTTCTGCAATAACAGCTGAGGCAAAGGCACCAGTTCTTTCGGCCATTTCAGCTATAATAAATACCATATCTGCTTTTTCCATTTCTTTTTTAATTTGCTTTTTTAATCCTTCTACAGCTTCATAAGAAATCATTGAAGATACAAATATTTTTGTATCAGCTTTTGAATTATCTAGATTGCTCTTTTCAGTATCTACAGTTATAAAATCAGCTCTTATATCCTGTCTTGCCGTCATTTTATTTATTACATTATTTCCTGTTTCACCTATTCCTATAATTTTTATTTTTACTCCATTTAATGTTTTTTTCTTAATATCACTTTTTTCTTCAACACATTCGGCAATGTCCCACATTGTCCAATCCTCCCAAATAATCTTGCTATAAATGTATTTCTTTTTTTATTATATGCAACTTTGGAGTATAACATATAAATCTTTGTTTTTTATTTTTTTATTTTAAAATTTTTTTAAATTTAAGTCAAATTTTTTTATAATATACTCAAACCTATTTTAAATTAAACTGCTAAAATTATATAAATTTATGGTTTGAGTAAAATAGTCATAGCTTTTGAGTTTAGTTTTAAATAAGTTTTACTATAATAGTAAATCTACTTTTATTTATCATTAGAAAAATTCCATTATATAACATTTTTAATTTAAAACAAGAGTGGAAAGTTAGACTGTTTTTATTTCAATATTTGGTTTTTTATATATTTTTCCCAAAAATTTTTAATTGAATTAACTATATATTATAAAATTATAGAAAAATATTACTATATTTCATTTTTTTTTATAAATTTTTGGACTATACTATTCTTGTAGATACAAAAAATATTTAAATACAAATCGGGAGGCGGTTTTATGAAATCTAGAAGTCTACTATTATTTTTAATACTATCTTTAGCTTTATTTTCAGTAGTATTATCAAATAAAAACAAAAATCGTAAAAGCAGAAATGAAAATAAACCAAAAAAAGAAAATATGATTCAGGCAGGAAACGAAAACATCAGGGAAATCTATCTTGCTGGTGGCTGTTTCTGGGGTCTTGAGGCATATATGGAAAGAATCGACGGGGTAAAGGATGCTACAGTTGGCTATGCGAACGGTAAAACTGAAAAAACGAGTTACAACATTGTCGCATCAACGGATCACGCAGAAACAGTTCACGTAAAATATGACGCAAACAAAATTTCTTTGAGCAAACTGCTTAAATATTATTTTCAAGTTGTAGATCCTACTAGCATTAATCAGCAAGGAAATGATAGAGGCAGACAATACAGAACAGGGATTTATTATACTAATCCTAAAGATAAAGAAATTATTTTACAGGAAATTGAAGAAGAGCAGAAAAAATATACAGATAAAATCCAAGTTGAAGTTCAGCCTTTGAAAAATTATATTCTCGCAGAAGAATACCATCAGGACTATTTAAGAAAAAATCCTAACGGATATTGCCACATTGATATTACTAAAGCAGATGAAGTTATCATTGATCCAAAAGATTATCCAAAACCAAGTGATGAAGAATTGAAAAAACGGCTTACTCCACTTCAATATAGCGTTACACAGAAAAAAAATACTGAACATTCTTTTTCAAACGAGTACTGGGACAATCATGAAGCTGGAATTTATGTGGACATAACAACAGGGGAGCCATTATTTTCCTCAAAGGATAAATATGATTCTGGCTGTGGCTGGCCAAGTTTTACAAAACCTATTTCAAAAGATGTTGTAACTTATGCAAATGATACAAGTTTTAATATGGTACGTACAGAAGTGCTTAGTCGAAGCGGAAAGGCTCACTTGGGACATGTTTTTAATGATGGACCTAAAGACAAAGGCGGGCTTCGTTATTGCATAAACAGTGCTTCAATTAAATTTATCCCATTAAAAGATATGGAAAAAGAACATTACGGATATTTAATAAAATTAGTTCAGTAAAATGAACAGGATAGGAGATAATTTATGTTTAATCAGCCATTACTAGTAGGAAGCGTATTTTTAGGAGGAGTCGCAAGTTTTCTATCTCCATGTATTCTTCCCATTGTTCCTGTATATTTGGGAATTTTAAGCAAAGGAAAAAAAACTGTGCTTAATACCTTTTTATTTATTTTAGGACTTTCGCTTACTTTTGTAAGCATAGGCTTTAGTTTTAGTTTCCTTACGGGAATTTTCTTTAATGATACTGTAAAAGTTTTGGCAGGAATAATTGTAATAATACTGGGACTACATCAGACAGGTATCTTAAAATTTAACTTTTTAGAAAAAAATAAATCTGTAAATTTAAATTTAATTGGGAAAAATTCTTCATTACAGGCTTTTTTGCTAGGACTGACATTTAGTCTAGGGTGGACTCCATGTGTAGGCCCTATTCTTGCCTCAGTGCTTACTCTTGCAGGAGAAAAAGGATCTGCAGTCTATGGAGGGTTAATGATGTTTATATACGTCTTAGGGCTTGCCACTCCATTTGTTCTGTTTTCCTTTTTCTCTCAGGAATTGCTAAAAAAAGTACAATCTTTAAATCAATACACAAATTATTTTAAAATCTTTGGAGGATTTCTAATTATATTTATGGGAATTTTGCTAATAATGAATAAGTTTTAATAATTTTATTTTTTAAAAATTATAATTTTTTAAATTTTATAAAACAATCAATAATCAAAATAACTTAAAAAAATATTTTAAATTTGATATAATACAGAAAGGAAGTAATTTTTATGAAAAAATTAATTGCAGCAATTGCAACTTTATTAAGTTTTGGAGCGATTTCATTTGGAAATACACTACAGGGAGTTCAGTTAAAGGACATAAATAATAAACCTGTTTCCCTTAACAAGTACAAAGGGAAGAAAATATATATTAAAATGTGGGCTTCATGGTGTCCTATCTGTCTTTCGGGATTAAGCGAAATTAATTCTTTAAGTGCAGATAAAAGTAAGAATTTTACAGTTATAACAATTGCTTCTCCAGGACAAAAAGGAGAAAAACCTACAGCCAAATTTATTCAGTGGTATAAAGGGCTTAACTATAAAAATACTACTGTATTGCTGGATGAAAAGGGGGAAGTGCTAAAAAGGGCAAAAGTTTTAGGGTATCCTTCAAACATTGTACTGGATGGGAACTTAAATATTGTTAAAACTTTGCCGGGACATCTGACTGCTGCACAAATCAAAGGAGCTGTTAAATAAGTGTATAGTATTTTAATAATTGATGATGAACCGATTATAAGAAGAGGTATTAAAACTTTTATTGATTTTGAAAAATATAAGATAAGTGATGTTTATGAGGCAGAAGACGGTAATTCTGCCTTTAAGACTTTTTCTGAAGTCTTGCCTGACCTTGTCTTGCTAGATATAAATATTCCCTTTAAAAATGGGCTGACTCTTGCCGAGGAGATGAAAGAGCTGAAAAGTGATGTTAAAATAGCCATTATTTCTGGATACGACTATTTTGAATATGCTCAAAAGGCTTTAAAAATTGGAGTTGAAGACTATATTTTAAAACCTGTTTCCAAGACAGATATAAATGAAATAATTTCAAAACTTATCTATAAGCTGGAAGAAGATAAAAAATATAACGAAGCAAGAAAAATTATTAATAAAATTAGCCAAGCTGAGAAATCTGATAAAAATATTTCTCATAGCAAGTATAAAGATATTTTAACAAAAAAAATTGAAGAAAAATACAGCGATATTTCCTTTAACTTAAATTCTCTGGCTGACGAAATGAATTTGTCTTCTGGATATTTGAGTTCACTTTTTAAAAATTTGTTTGGTATTCCTTTTCAGGACTATTTGAATAATATGCGGATGGAAAAGGCAAAACTGCTACTTTTGACAACAGATCTGAAAAATTATCAAATTGGAGAGCTTGTAGGAATGGAAAACTTTAATTATTTCAATTCAAAATTTAAAAAAACTTTTGGAATGACACCAAAAGAATTTAAGAAAAGTGTGCTGGAGAAACTATGAAATTAAAAAGAACTATGAAAAACTCGATGCTGCTTCAGCTATTTTTTTACTATATTATTGGAAATCTTCTGTTTGTACTTTTTTTAAGCAGTATTTTTTACTATACTTCAAAATACATCATAATGAACAAGGAAATTGAGTATACTAACGAAAATGTTATAAGTACATCCCGTTATATTACGCTCTATGCAGATAAATTGAAAAATATAATTAATCTCTTGTCTGTTGATGCCGATGTTAGAAACTTTTTAATATCAGGAAATGAAGATTCAAAAAAAAGCATTGAAAAAATGATTTATTCTATTCTTGATAGTAATAAAGGAATTAAAAATATTACTGTAATCGGAAAAAACGGTAACATTGTATCCAGTGATAAAAATAATGATATGAAAATATCAGAAAATATGATGAAGGAAAAATGGTATGTCGATGCTATAAACAATTCAGATATGCCCGTTTTTAATCCCAGCAGAAAAAATTCCACCTCCTCTATGAATTCAGCCCTCTGGTTTCTGTCAATCAGCCGTGACATAAAAAATTCAAAGGGAGAAAATCTTGGTGTTATTGTTTTTGACGTTAAATATGAAATTCTTGAAAGATATTTAAATTCCATTTCTTTTGGAAAACAAATCGACAATATTATAGTAGACAAAAACAACAATATTATTTACTACAAAGATGTGAAATGCTTTGCTGATAAAAAGTGTCTTGCAAAATTTTCAGAAAAAAATAAAAATAAAGATACATACTTATACGAAACACAGATTGAAAATACAAACTGGAATTTAAGAAGTCTTGCAAACACAAATGACTTGGTTACCTTAAAGAAAAATTTTTCTCACATAGTTACTATCATTTTCCTAGTTTCATTAGCTTTTTCTTCCATTATTACATTTATCGTAATAACAAAGATTCTAAGGCCTTTAATAAAACTGGAAAATCATATGCAAAACTTTGAAAATAATCTACGGGAATTTCATTTAAGTGAAAAAACAGGCTATGAAATTCAGAACCTTGTAGAACATTTTAATGTAATGGTTGAAAAGATAAAATATTTGAGAGAATATGAAATAAAGGCTCTTCACAGCCAGATTAATCCACATTTTCTGTATAACACGCTAGATACAATCATTTGGATGGCAGAATTTGAAGACAATGAAAAAGTAATCAGCATTACAAAATCACTTGCAAACTATTTTAGGCTTTCCCTTAGCAACGGACACGAAAAAATACCGTTAAAAGATGAAATTATGCACACTAAAGAATATTTATTCATACAAAAGCAGAGATACGAAGACAAACTTTCCTATTTTTTCAACATAGAAGATGAAAGCCTTCTTTCCATCGAAGTTCCAAAAATCATAATCCAGCCAATTGTAGAAAACTCCATCTATCACGGAATAAAAAACCTTTCTGGAAACGGAATCATCACAATAGACGTTTACAAACAAAACAGCACTGTCAATATCTCAGTCAAAGACAACGGAATAGGTTTCGAAAAAGCCAAACAGTTCAAAAAAAGCAAGACAGGCGGTGTAGGAACCCAAAATGTCGATAAAAGAATAAAATTCTATTACGGCAAAAATTATGGGGTATTCAGAAACGAAAACAACAAAAACGAGGGAGCGGAAGTAATTATAAAAATTCCACTTCAATCCAGTAATAATACATTACTTTAAAACTCATCAGCTAGAAATAACCAATACAAAAATAGGACACCCACTAAAGAATGTCCTATTTTTTTTTATTAAAAAGTTTTATTTTGTTCCAAATATTCTATCTCCTGCATCTCCCAATCCTGGATAGATATACGCATTTTCATTAAGTCCATCATCAATTGCCGCAATGTATAAGTCAACATCGGGATGTTTTTCAGTAAATTTCTTTATTCCTTCAGGAGCACCAATGATACAAAGCACGGTTATGTTTTTTACGCCTTTTTCTTTCAAATAATCAAGTGTATAAATCATTGAACCTCCTGTTGCGAGCATTGGATCTACTACGAAAACTTGACTTTCAACAACGTTTGTTGGCATTTTTGCATAGTAGTAGACTGGCTCTAGAGTTTCTTCGTTTCTGTAAACTCCTAGATGACCTACTTTTGCGTTTGGAAGAAGCTGCAATATTCCATCTATCATTCCAAGTCCTGCTCTTAGGATGGGAACTAATGTTATTGGCTTATCTAGAACTTTTGTAGTGGTTTTCTGAATAGGAGTTTCTGTTTCAATCTCCTTGAGTGGCAAATGTTTTGTTGCTTCATAAACCATAAGTCCTGCTATTTCATTTAGGCTTTCCCTAAAAAGTTTAGTATCTGTATGTTTATTTCTCAAATTTGAAAGTTTATGTTCAATTAGTGGATGTTTCAATTCAAAAACTGCCATTAATAATCACTCCGTTCTTTTTTATATTCAAACTGTTTTCTCTTTAAAATTCATATTTTTTAAAAAATAATATCGTCTACAGGCAAAATAACAGCTCCCATAGAAATCCCTCTACCTAGGTCTATTTTCATAATTTTTATAATCCGTAAAATTTCTTCTGCATGCTCATCTTCCAGATAAGTAATTAGAATACTGTCTGTCCCTGGCCATACATGTGTATTAAAATGTTTAAAATCCTT
Proteins encoded:
- a CDS encoding cell division protein FtsZ — protein: MWDIAECVEEKSDIKKKTLNGVKIKIIGIGETGNNVINKMTARQDIRADFITVDTEKSNLDNSKADTKIFVSSMISYEAVEGLKKQIKKEMEKADMVFIIAEMAERTGAFASAVIAEIAKTMGILTVAVVSSPFKSETSNKIKLAKKGKKKLKHLTDTIIVIPYQKLKELYKENPAINIYEKAEKAFVIIVKGILDLIKKQGIVNLDFADIKSILQNSGKTVLGFGKADGEDRAKKAVEQALNTPLLERSIKGAGKILMNITSGNDIRLEEISQIATAVAKSTENPDLFLAWGTVFEETKCRNSEDFEQKGSCVKVYLIATDFRN
- the msrB gene encoding peptide-methionine (R)-S-oxide reductase MsrB codes for the protein MKSRSLLLFLILSLALFSVVLSNKNKNRKSRNENKPKKENMIQAGNENIREIYLAGGCFWGLEAYMERIDGVKDATVGYANGKTEKTSYNIVASTDHAETVHVKYDANKISLSKLLKYYFQVVDPTSINQQGNDRGRQYRTGIYYTNPKDKEIILQEIEEEQKKYTDKIQVEVQPLKNYILAEEYHQDYLRKNPNGYCHIDITKADEVIIDPKDYPKPSDEELKKRLTPLQYSVTQKKNTEHSFSNEYWDNHEAGIYVDITTGEPLFSSKDKYDSGCGWPSFTKPISKDVVTYANDTSFNMVRTEVLSRSGKAHLGHVFNDGPKDKGGLRYCINSASIKFIPLKDMEKEHYGYLIKLVQ
- a CDS encoding cytochrome c biogenesis protein CcdA — its product is MFNQPLLVGSVFLGGVASFLSPCILPIVPVYLGILSKGKKTVLNTFLFILGLSLTFVSIGFSFSFLTGIFFNDTVKVLAGIIVIILGLHQTGILKFNFLEKNKSVNLNLIGKNSSLQAFLLGLTFSLGWTPCVGPILASVLTLAGEKGSAVYGGLMMFIYVLGLATPFVLFSFFSQELLKKVQSLNQYTNYFKIFGGFLIIFMGILLIMNKF
- a CDS encoding redoxin family protein, producing MKKLIAAIATLLSFGAISFGNTLQGVQLKDINNKPVSLNKYKGKKIYIKMWASWCPICLSGLSEINSLSADKSKNFTVITIASPGQKGEKPTAKFIQWYKGLNYKNTTVLLDEKGEVLKRAKVLGYPSNIVLDGNLNIVKTLPGHLTAAQIKGAVK
- a CDS encoding response regulator transcription factor, which encodes MYSILIIDDEPIIRRGIKTFIDFEKYKISDVYEAEDGNSAFKTFSEVLPDLVLLDINIPFKNGLTLAEEMKELKSDVKIAIISGYDYFEYAQKALKIGVEDYILKPVSKTDINEIISKLIYKLEEDKKYNEARKIINKISQAEKSDKNISHSKYKDILTKKIEEKYSDISFNLNSLADEMNLSSGYLSSLFKNLFGIPFQDYLNNMRMEKAKLLLLTTDLKNYQIGELVGMENFNYFNSKFKKTFGMTPKEFKKSVLEKL
- a CDS encoding sensor histidine kinase, producing MKLKRTMKNSMLLQLFFYYIIGNLLFVLFLSSIFYYTSKYIIMNKEIEYTNENVISTSRYITLYADKLKNIINLLSVDADVRNFLISGNEDSKKSIEKMIYSILDSNKGIKNITVIGKNGNIVSSDKNNDMKISENMMKEKWYVDAINNSDMPVFNPSRKNSTSSMNSALWFLSISRDIKNSKGENLGVIVFDVKYEILERYLNSISFGKQIDNIIVDKNNNIIYYKDVKCFADKKCLAKFSEKNKNKDTYLYETQIENTNWNLRSLANTNDLVTLKKNFSHIVTIIFLVSLAFSSIITFIVITKILRPLIKLENHMQNFENNLREFHLSEKTGYEIQNLVEHFNVMVEKIKYLREYEIKALHSQINPHFLYNTLDTIIWMAEFEDNEKVISITKSLANYFRLSLSNGHEKIPLKDEIMHTKEYLFIQKQRYEDKLSYFFNIEDESLLSIEVPKIIIQPIVENSIYHGIKNLSGNGIITIDVYKQNSTVNISVKDNGIGFEKAKQFKKSKTGGVGTQNVDKRIKFYYGKNYGVFRNENNKNEGAEVIIKIPLQSSNNTLL
- the upp gene encoding uracil phosphoribosyltransferase, giving the protein MAVFELKHPLIEHKLSNLRNKHTDTKLFRESLNEIAGLMVYEATKHLPLKEIETETPIQKTTTKVLDKPITLVPILRAGLGMIDGILQLLPNAKVGHLGVYRNEETLEPVYYYAKMPTNVVESQVFVVDPMLATGGSMIYTLDYLKEKGVKNITVLCIIGAPEGIKKFTEKHPDVDLYIAAIDDGLNENAYIYPGLGDAGDRIFGTK
- a CDS encoding PG0541 family transporter-associated protein, which translates into the protein MKRLEIYFDSFYTEKMKEELKEYGIDQYFIVPVVHSSWSKDFKHFNTHVWPGTDSILITYLEDEHAEEILRIIKIMKIDLGRGISMGAVILPVDDIIF